The Fusarium musae strain F31 chromosome 10, whole genome shotgun sequence DNA window AACTCCATGGATTGACCCAGAGCATAATTCTCGCTACATAGCCCGTTACTTCATGTGTGCAACTCAGGATCATGCACCACATGAACCAGGGTGTTTTCCATTTGAAGCCCAAGTAAGCATGCGCGAATGCGGCCAAGGTGAATAAAGCTGCAAAAGTAATGTTGGCAGGGAGAGAAGGCCGGTAACCATAGACGCTCATCTCGATAGGACAAAGCTGATAAGATCGTTAGCGAAGAACGGTAGCTAGCATCAAAACCTTTGTGGCTTGGCTCAGAGGTAGGTATTAGCCAGGAGAAGATACGTACTTCCAAAGTACAGTTGGCCTTGGGTCCAAATATGACAAAGTTCCCCGTGTTGTTCATTGTGATGGATGCTAGCTAAAAGGCTGGGAGAGAAAGATAGGAAAAGGATTTTGGTCAGAACCAGAAGTCAGATGAATATGCACATCGAAATTCTGTCGCTATCACTTCGAGAGAGAGTTTATCAGGATTTCACATCCATTCTTATACTGCCAACACTGATCTACACAACACTGCCACTTTCGCATTCGCATGGGATCCTCGTTGAGGCCCCGACTTTAAAGTCGTGTAACTGTTTCAAAGGAAGAAGCTCGTCCATGACCTCCACCCAAATGTTATGAAACAGGGAAGGCCAAAGGAACAAATCCCTGTGACTTCAGTTAAGGTTATGCGCCTAAATTAAAGCCAATCTCTGGGGCATTAATATGCACggataattatattttattcaTTCAAACGCGCCTGCGTGATAAAGCGAAAACAGTCGTGGATTTTCATTATAGAAGGATCGACGCTCAGGGATCGAAATCCTGGATCGTTACGACACAGCTAGGCATAGAAAACAGTAAGCGTTGCGGAGCGGCCAATCTACTCCGAGTATACATGACGCTAGACAGAAACAGTCGTGGCTACCTTGCGTTGATCTAGCCTCTTGGACGCATTCTGCCTTCACCAGGAACCATGATGAGATTTCTTGATACAAGGATGATGTTTAAATACCGAAATGCCATCGTAGAGTTGGATACTCCTCGGGGCTTTGAATACCAACACCGAAAAGTATCGGTTTGACTCTGGTGACGAAGAATTCAGGCTATTATACTCAATATCCATCCCATAGCTCATTTTTCATCGGCGTGAACTGCTGTCCAAGGGATGTTGTTGCGTTACTGCATGCCGCCTGATTGCTATGATCCTTTTCTATTAAACATGGTTAGCAGTCTCTGATACTTTAGTTTCTTTTTAGATAGTGAAACAGATCtgtaaaagcttttatttagctAAAGCCAAATATGACGGAGTTTGTCGTGTCATCGACAGCATGAGTTTGAAATCATTATGAATCTAGTCTGGCGGATCATCAGACCTGCTACAGGCATATCAGTTTCCAATAATATCAACCTCTACCCGGAGTCCTCATCCAACAGTTGCATCGACCAATGATATCAATACCTGACCGAGGTGATCCTTAACTATACCCTAACAACGACAAGGTACGCGGCGGCCGCTTAGGCAGCTACTGATCCTAAAAGTCAACCTTACATCTGACAGGAGGAAACACTCTTGGCAGATACTCTTTACAGGGCTGTGCATTGATCCACAAAGATGGGAGATTTGCAATGCTGATTGGCTGTCTCGCATGGCTAACTAGATATAGCTTTAGCTTGGATAAGTCACCAACGCTCTCCACTTGAGATGACCAGGGTGATCGGCTTACGAGCGTGCAAGGGTTCGGTCCTGTGCCATTCTCATTGGACAACTGCATAGCCCTACCAGAAACCCTGTAACATGGTTACATGCTGAGCAATCACTAAGCCGTCATCAAATTATGCCGATGTGACAGAGGAGAGCACAGCAGATGTGTGCCCAGAAGCCAGGCAGTGAAGCAGTGAGAGAGTGATACTGAGAATAGAAGTATTATTTGCCTAACTCGGATACCATTCGCCGATCAAAAATGTCTCGCAATTCGAAAACGAGAGATCCTGTATCTCCGTCTCCAACAGCAAATCAGCCATTGACACAGCCAACCGTAGACCCATCCGCACCCcaattcttctcatcattgcACCAACCCACTGCCTCTGATCCGCAGAAGTGGTTCTCTGTATCCCAGCAAAGAATAGAGGCCAAATAAGTAAGAAACCTCCCGGAGTCGGATTGCTGCTAAGGTGCATTGTCTGAGCAAAACTCTCAACCGCATCGTCTTGAGCGCGGTATCCAAGATGATATGCAACGCTGTGGCAGATTCCATCTGCCATCGTGGCTAGAACTTTGGCAGAGCTTTGCAATGCTTCTTTCTGCTCTACAGTGCCGTGTTTGAgtgtagctataataatggACTCGTGAATCAAAAGCCTGACGTTGCGGTAACAATTCCAGACGCAAGCTATCCATGGATCTGCGTACATGTCGTGCTGAAGGTCATATCTACTAGATGGCACGCCGTTAGGGCCGATAGATCTGTAAGGCTTGTACACCCAGCTTGGCGGTAGCGTTCGCGCCCAGTCTTCGAAAAGTTTATCGATCTTGAGAAGTCTGTCAGAAATCACAGCTGGTTCAGTAATATGCTGGTACTTGAGCTCAGCACGGACACTAGCTAGAGCCTCATTGATCTCGGAAAAGCGATTGACAGGGACAAGGTCGCTGTTCTGGCTCGTTTCAGCCCAGCTCGACCACTTTGAGATCTCGAATGGTATGGGTTCCTGCAGCTGGTGACATGTAGTGATCTTATACTGGGTCAGTAGCTGCGGAATACAAGCGGAAACCCGTCTTACCATGATGCGCCGCATCTGCATGAACATCTTCAAACCAACCACGGTCTGGAACTGGGCTGGCCCACGCAACTCGATGCATCTCGCTGCAGCAATAATGTGTTGGCTGAACGCTTTCAGCGAGCCAGTATCTGCAAAAGCAATAGTCTAGTACAGATTAGTATGTAAAACTCGAACTGAGATAAGCGAGGCCGCACCTCGAAGGTTCCCATGAGCAGTACTGCACCGAGCGTTTCATCAGACACTCTCTGAACAGGATCCTGCAGGGCGACCTGCAACTGACGAATGGCACTATCATAGAGACGGAAGGCTTCTGCCCGCCATTCTGACACGTTGCCTGCATTCGAAAGAGCAGCAAACCCCGCAGCCGCTACTGTTGTGCTGAGAAGCCCGAACGAGGACTGTTGATTGCGTATGAGCCCTGGGAGAAATTCATGATTGTCCCGTAAAGGCAAGGTTCCTCCTGCGCTAGCCATATCGAAAACGTACTGCCGCATGAAGAAAGTAGTAGCTCTGTCCCGTGCTGGAGGAGATACAGGTCGTTTCCATACCTCAGAGCCTGGGGTCGCCGCAGAGCTTGAGGTTGCTGCAATCAGCGCGGCATTCTTTCTGGCAAGATCTGCAGCGCTTTGGTTGCGGAAGAACAATTTACTCTTGGACGGCCCTGGACATACCCATCCAGCTGTTTTGCACTGCGTGCATGATGGTGTCAGTTCATCGCACTGCTTCACGTTAGAGACGCTATCAATAATGTCGAGATATCTGCCTATATATGTTTACCTTTATTTTCCGCTTCTTGCAAGTCGCGCACCCACGGCTAGGTTTTCCAGTATTAACCATGGCTGATGCGAGTCCGATTGAATCAACTAATGCTCACTCCAGCTTTCCCAAAGACAGATTGGGGATGCTGAGGCATGCAGCATATATACAAGGAACATTATTTATCCGCTGACTTGAGGTTGGAGCCCAGGAGCCGAGCGTTAAGATGTGACGTATCATTGCATTGCCGCCAGTTCTAGATCCTGATAAAAATGGTGCTAATGAGACCGCGGATGCACGCGCCTTTTAGGCTGGAAAGTCAAGACTTGCAATGCTACAATACGATGTACCAGAGCGGGAGGAGGCGATGCAAGATCCCTGTCACAATGCTGGCCCAGTGAGATTCGAGAGAAAAGCGGCTAAAATAGAAGGTGAATCACCATTACCGGTAGTTACACCAAGGGACAGTCTCGCATTCGCACCCAGTGAGAACGATAAGAAAAAGTGCGAAAGCAGCCCGAGATAAAGGATTTGAACACAGCCTCAGCATCTACTTCTAATCTTACCAAAGATcgagtgatgatgaaggttCCTGCTTTCTCCTACGATATCTTGTACTCGGATCGATTATGACCTGCCAGCAAACGCTGTGAAGTCAGCAGAGGCGTCATTCCTCTTTATCCAATAATATTTGGATCACAATcgattatacttatagtacaAGGGTCTATGCTAGATACTTTGGATATCTTTTTCCAACCACTCTTCCACGAGCAAGATCGAGCCTCCACACATATTTATCGGGCGTCTGGTTTGATCCTTcatttggtgatgatgatactcaattaagattatataataaatacagtacagtacatcGGGAGGCATCACTATGGAAAAGGCATGCCTACGAATAAGAAATTTTATCTCAACGAATTCCCCGGGCCAAGAGTCATAGAATGACTGGAAGACCTCAAGGAACACCACAGTTTCGAGAGCCTGCAGTAGCGATATCGGTTGCATCTCTCCAGAGAACAAGCTGCGAGAATTCACAATCCCCGTGACCATCCCAAACATACCAAGATAAGCACATGGGGTCAATCGAGCAGGCTCGCGCACATGTAGCAACAGTGCTGTACTGATTGAAAGATCTGTAAGGTTGTGGCCAATTATTACCCCATGCCATCTCCCCATTACATGCCCCAAGTACAGGTTTAAAGAAGTCAGAAGAGCAGCTTCGTGCACCGATGAGCATCTTTCTGCCGATTGCTGTACCTTCAGAGTCTAGAGTGGCTATGTCGGAAAAGGAACCAGAGAACATGTTGCAAGTCTGCGAGAGACTGTCGTATTGCCAAACATCGCAAAGGCCGTTCTTCATGCACAGATGAGCACAGTCGGTTTCGAGTAGGACGTTGCTGGTATGATCATCAGGCTGTTTATCGATCCAACCAAAGCCAATGTTATCATTACACTCTTCATAGTCTCGAGGAGAGCAGTTGCGCGATCCAATCAGGAGACCCTCTTCGTTAGAAGGGGTGCTGAACTGAGACAAGGTATCTGTGTACAGGTTGCAAGCACCTGCTGTAAGGTAGAACCAAGAGTTGCAgttctcgtcatcaacacagTTCTCCCAGCATTCCTGCTCACTGGCGGCTTCAGTTTCTTTGTAGCCACGACTCAAAGCGTTGCCACGATAGATTTGGTTGGCGCAAGGGATCtcggcagcagcagaagacgTGGTGGCTACAGCGGTAGTTGTTGTCTCGATTGTTGAAGAGAAACCGGTCGTTGAAGCCTCGATAACAGTAGTAGTGTCGATGGCAGCGGTGGACTCGATTAAAACAGTGGATTCCGTAACCGACCCGGTCTTGGTAGCAGACGGTAGTATGGTAGATGATCCTGATACTGTTGATTGAGAAGTAACAAAAGAAGCTGTCTCAGTTGTAGCAGTCGGGTTGTGTGGCTTGCATGGGCTACCGCTCACGCCAATATTGATGAGGTAGGCCAGAGCAGCCACAATGCGTTTTGATTGAACCATAATGATTGATAGTAAAGAATGGAATCTGCCCAAAGGCACAAAAGAACGACTAAGTTGAGAAACTGAATCTGAGACAAAACGCAAACAAGAGGGAAGCCATGTCTTTTTGTTCGTGGATTGACGCAAATTACGTGGCTGTTCAGCTGAAAGTCTAGACTCCCTTGGAGTGATATGCACCGCAATTTTGAATGGGGTTATCGCTAACTGCCACCAATAGCCTCGGTCAGATAAGCCTGAACCAGGAGCAAGTCTCCACGCTATAATGCACTATCGAATAATCTTCAGTCAAGGTCAATGCTAATGGCCagaagttgtgggctagaagtgttatttgcatttgaggcttgtggctgagagcttattccggcagagagaacctagctaATGGCCAGATGCAGGCTTTCTCCCGTGCAGAGGTTTTCCTTCATTGCAATACATCTGTCGCGAATAACGTGGATCAATTCACGGGGGAAGCAACGCACTACGCATCACAAGGTAGAAAAGTCTTCTGGAACATTATCAAGCAATGAGTGAGTGGCGACACTATTCTAATCCCATGCCGGCTTATCTGAGCCAAGTGGCTTTGGCATAATTTCCCAGCCAACCCCTAGACCCTCAATAGTGGCACTATGCCTGATGGACTTCATGGTGCCGAACACTGTCTCCTGGACCTCAAAATACTCCCCAGGCACGTCTTCAGGCTTATCAAAGTCCTTCGCTTGAAACCCACTGGCGCCAGGATATTGTCCCAGGCTCCTCAAATACTTCATCATGCCCGCCAACGAAACATCTACCCTCCACGAACCGCCGTTGACGGCACGATGATAGAGAGCAGCCATGACGCCAACTGCAAGCATGTATCCGCCTGAATGGTCGAGGGCTTGACAAGGTGTCGGCCGAGCAGGTTCTCCCTTTCCAGCGTGTTCAGCTTCAGAGACATTCATACCTGAGCATGTCTGCACAAGCGAGTCAAATCCACGACGGCCTGACCATGGACCCTCAGGACCAAAAGCAGACATGTTGGCTACGACGATGTTTGGGTTGATCTTTCTCAATTCATCTTGAGATAGACCATATGAAGCAAGACTCCCAGGCCGGTAACCTTGAATGAACACATCGCAGTCCTTaagaaggctgagaagctGCTTCCGATCCTCAGAGTTGTGTATGTCGAGTTGGACAGTCTTTTTGCCGCGTCCAAACTCCCGATCGACCCTCGGCAGATCTGGAAGCGTTGGTGAAGTCACCCAAATGACCTCAGCTCCATGGGCCGCCAAGGTCTTGCCGCATAACGGAGCAGCAATCACCCGACTCATTTCAACAACCCGAAGACCTTGTAGGCACTTGAGATTCCCAGGCTGCATCCTACTTGGCATGCCAGTAGGAGGTGACTTGGACAGCTGCTTGAGGCTAATAGGAAAGTTGCTGATGGCCCTCGACTGAGGGAGCTTATCCCACTGACGATATGAGCGCAGAGCATAAATCGCGACTTCACCCTCTGCTGTTCCGCAGTTCTCCAAGTCAATGCTCGCCCAATCCGCAGTCTGCTCAGACACCTGTTGTCGAGTCGCACCCG harbors:
- a CDS encoding hypothetical protein (EggNog:ENOG41); this translates as MHAVQNSWMDLARKNAALIAATSSSAATPGSEVWKRPVSPPARDRATTFFMRQYVFDMASAGGTLPLRDNHEFLPGLIRNQQSSFGLLSTTVAAAGFAALSNAGNVSEWRAEAFRLYDSAIRQLQVALQDPVQRVSDETLGAVLLMGTFETIAFADTGSLKAFSQHIIAAARCIELRGPAQFQTVVGLKMFMQMRRIMVRRVSACIPQLLTQYKITTCHQLQEPIPFEISKWSSWAETSQNSDLVPVNRFSEINEALASVRAELKYQHITEPAVISDRLLKIDKLFEDWARTLPPSWVYKPYRSIGPNGVPSSRYDLQHDMYADPWIACVWNCYRNVRLLIHESIIIATLKHGTVEQKEALQSSAKVLATMADGICHSVAYHLGYRAQDDAVESFAQTMHLSSNPTPGGFLLIWPLFFAGIQRTTSADQRQWVGAMMRRIGVRMGLRLAVSMADLLLETEIQDLSFSNCETFLIGEWYPS
- a CDS encoding hypothetical protein (EggNog:ENOG41), translating into MVQSKRIVAALAYLINIGVSGSPCKPHNPTATTETASFVTSQSTVSGSSTILPSATKTGSVTESTVLIESTAAIDTTTVIEASTTGFSSTIETTTTAVATTSSAAAEIPCANQIYRGNALSRGYKETEAASEQECWENCVDDENCNSWFYLTAGACNLYTDTLSQFSTPSNEEGLLIGSRNCSPRDYEECNDNIGFGWIDKQPDDHTSNVLLETDCAHLCMKNGLCDVWQYDSLSQTCNMFSGSFSDIATLDSEGTAIGRKMLIGARSCSSDFFKPVLGACNGEMAWGNNWPQPYRSFNQYSTVATCARACSIDPMCLSWYVWDGHGDCEFSQLVLWRDATDIATAGSRNCGVP
- a CDS encoding hypothetical protein (EggNog:ENOG41), producing the protein MPTPEQTSEMSNIHIPNEDKALQSIDRTKYSAGDVLKEVWTGIDLPETALTAIRLPGEEGPAIPSSFKIGILGQASIGLSALAAAQIHALRNRTPVRTVTVPLEHAVVEYTCERLYTVSGELASPAGAAIGGLHKTSDGYVRIHDGFPNHVQGTLDLLGLKSGATRQQVSEQTADWASIDLENCGTAEGEVAIYALRSYRQWDKLPQSRAISNFPISLKQLSKSPPTGMPSRMQPGNLKCLQGLRVVEMSRVIAAPLCGKTLAAHGAEVIWVTSPTLPDLPRVDREFGRGKKTVQLDIHNSEDRKQLLSLLKDCDVFIQGYRPGSLASYGLSQDELRKINPNIVVANMSAFGPEGPWSGRRGFDSLVQTCSGMNVSEAEHAGKGEPARPTPCQALDHSGGYMLAVGVMAALYHRAVNGGSWRVDVSLAGMMKYLRSLGQYPGASGFQAKDFDKPEDVPGEYFEVQETVFGTMKSIRHSATIEGLGVGWEIMPKPLGSDKPAWD